TGAATCAATTATGGATTTAGGCGAAGAACGATTTAAACAAATGACCAAAACAATTGCACCTCATGCAGACGATGAATGGAGATCAAATATAATCATGACGCTCAAAGCAACACTGGGTATAAATGGCGTTGCAAAGATGGTTAGACACAATCTTGAGCTTTCAAAAAAAACAGGTAATCTTCAAATACTTCTAATGCTTCAGATGAGCCTTCCACTCATCATGAGATTGGTTAAAGCTCAGTATGAAGGTGCAAATGCATTTTCAGAAGGAAAACCTGTTGGAGATGGTATAGGTCCGTTGGTAACAGGAATGCTCTTAAAGGATCTTCCAGAAAATGAACTTAATTATATTGAAGACGATCTTATTGTTGGTGAACTAAACATATACAATAGGAATATTGTTGTAATGCGTGCCAAAGGTCCGGGTGCAAGAGTTGGTAAAATTGGGAAAAATGTTACATCAATTATGGAAGAGAGGAATATTAAAAGATTAATTACTGTTGATGCTGCTCAAAAACTTGAAGGAGAAGAAACTGGATCTGTTGCAGAAGGAATTGGTGTTGTGATAGGTGGGCTTGGAGTTGACAAGTGGCTTATAGAGGAGCAGATGGTGAAAAAGGATCTTCAAGTAGATGCAATTATTGTTAAGATGAGTCCTGAAGAAGCCATGTACCAGATGTCCAAGAAAATTCTTGAATCATCTGAAAAAGCTCTTGAAGTTCTTAAAAATTCAATTTTAGAATCTGAAACTGGTTCCAAAATTATGGTACTGGGTGTTGGAAACAGCTGTGGAATACCCAATACAGTCAAAGATATATCAAAGATAAACATAAAAGAAGATATCAAAAAAGATAAAAGAGGGCAATAAATGGCCATTCTAAGTGATAAAGATATAAAAAAACATATTAAATCTGGAAAAATAGTTATAGAACCATTAAATGAACCAGAAAGACAAATTCAACCATCTTCAGTTGATTTAAGGATAGGAAATGAATTTAAAAGCTTCAGAATAATAAGGAAGCCTTGTATCGATCCAATGGACAAATCAGACATTGAAGGTTACATGGAATCATTTTATATAGAAGAAGGAGAACCATTTATTATTCATCCTGGTGAATTTGCTCTGGCAACGACCTATGAAACTGTTGAACTTCCTGATAACCTTGTTGCGAGGGTTGAAGGCAGATCATCAATGGGTAGACTCGGAATAACCATGCATGTTACAGCAGGGTACATAGATCCAGGTTTCTGTGGAAAAATTACTCTAGAAATATCCAACATAGGGAAAATGCCTGTTGCACTATATACGGGTCAGAGAGTTTGTCAAATAGTCTTTGAGACTATGACATCACCAGCAGATAGGCCATACGGACACCCTGAGCGAGACAGCAAATATATGAACCAGAGTCGTCCAGTTACAAGTAAAATTAAACACGATTATGAACTTATAAGAGGATCCACCCTAAAAAAGAGTTAGGTTCAAGAAATTATTATATTTTTGAAATAAATTTTATTGAGAGGATTTATCATGACAGACAGCAAGGTAATGAACATAGCCAAGAAAAGAGGATTTCTTTGGTCTTCATTTGAAATATATTCAGGATCAGCAGGTTTCTTTGATTACGGCCCGTTAGGTGCAATACTCAAAAACAACATCATTGAAAAATGGAGAAACTACTATATAATACACGAAGGTTTCTATGAAATAGAATCACCAACCATAATGCCTGAGGAAGCACTTAAAGCTTCAGGACATGTTGACCATTTTACTGATCCCATGACAGAATGTAAAGAATGCATGGAAGTTTACAGGGCAGATCATATAATTGAAGCAGCCATAAATGAAGATGTAGAGGGACTAGAAGATCAGATATTGACTGAAATGTTATCAGATAACGAAATTAGATGTCCTAAGTGTGGTGGCCCGCTAACACATGTATGGAGCTATAACTTAATGTTTCAAACATTAATAGGTGCAAAGGGCAAAAAAACAGGTTATATGCGTCCTGAAACTGCACAGGGAATTTTTATTCCATTTAAAAGATTATTAAGGTTTTTCAGGGGAAAACTTCCATTTGGAGTAGTTCAAATTGGTAAAGCTTACCGTAATGAAATCTCTCCCCGTCAAGGAGTTATTAGATTGAGGGAATTTACCCAAGCAGAAGCAGAAATATTTGTTGATCCTTCAAACAAATCCCATCCTCAATTCAATGCCATAGCAGATGATATTCTAACTCTTTTCTCAGCAGAAAATCAGATAAAAAAACAAAATTCAGAAAGAGTGAATGCTAGAAAGGCTGTTAAAGAAGGATTGATATCCAGTGAAATTTTAACTTATCAATTATGCCTAGCAGCAAGATTTTTATCGGATATAGGAATTCCATCAGAGGTTATAAGATTCAGACAGCATCTTCCAACCGAAATGGCCCATTATGCAATTGACTGTTGGGATGTTGAAGTGAAAACAGACAGGTTTGGATGGATCGAAATAATAGGAATAGCCGATCGAACAGATTTTGATCTGAAATCCCATAGCAAACACAGCAACGAAGATCTTAGTGTTTTCATTGAATACAATGAACCCAAAACAGTTACTAAACTGGTTGTGAAGCCAAATATGAAGAAATTTGGTCCACTTTTCAAGGCTGATGCACCAAAAATACTCAGTGCATTAGAAGATTTAAAAGCATCAGATATACAAAAAGCCTTTAAAAATG
This sequence is a window from Methanobacterium sp. SMA-27. Protein-coding genes within it:
- a CDS encoding DUF1512 family protein yields the protein MFLGITPFDIIMIVVIILLIIMIPILLKMRINSSISRYTFELEAMVKESKKTLVKICVENGNPINDPSDAVDNFMEFFIVPPVALDPAGIMDKFESIMDLGEERFKQMTKTIAPHADDEWRSNIIMTLKATLGINGVAKMVRHNLELSKKTGNLQILLMLQMSLPLIMRLVKAQYEGANAFSEGKPVGDGIGPLVTGMLLKDLPENELNYIEDDLIVGELNIYNRNIVVMRAKGPGARVGKIGKNVTSIMEERNIKRLITVDAAQKLEGEETGSVAEGIGVVIGGLGVDKWLIEEQMVKKDLQVDAIIVKMSPEEAMYQMSKKILESSEKALEVLKNSILESETGSKIMVLGVGNSCGIPNTVKDISKINIKEDIKKDKRGQ
- the dcd gene encoding dCTP deaminase, with the protein product MAILSDKDIKKHIKSGKIVIEPLNEPERQIQPSSVDLRIGNEFKSFRIIRKPCIDPMDKSDIEGYMESFYIEEGEPFIIHPGEFALATTYETVELPDNLVARVEGRSSMGRLGITMHVTAGYIDPGFCGKITLEISNIGKMPVALYTGQRVCQIVFETMTSPADRPYGHPERDSKYMNQSRPVTSKIKHDYELIRGSTLKKS
- the glyS gene encoding glycine--tRNA ligase codes for the protein MTDSKVMNIAKKRGFLWSSFEIYSGSAGFFDYGPLGAILKNNIIEKWRNYYIIHEGFYEIESPTIMPEEALKASGHVDHFTDPMTECKECMEVYRADHIIEAAINEDVEGLEDQILTEMLSDNEIRCPKCGGPLTHVWSYNLMFQTLIGAKGKKTGYMRPETAQGIFIPFKRLLRFFRGKLPFGVVQIGKAYRNEISPRQGVIRLREFTQAEAEIFVDPSNKSHPQFNAIADDILTLFSAENQIKKQNSERVNARKAVKEGLISSEILTYQLCLAARFLSDIGIPSEVIRFRQHLPTEMAHYAIDCWDVEVKTDRFGWIEIIGIADRTDFDLKSHSKHSNEDLSVFIEYNEPKTVTKLVVKPNMKKFGPLFKADAPKILSALEDLKASDIQKAFKNDGIFKIKIDDKSYELSPEIISFEEIEDIIRGEKVIPHVIEPSYGIDRIIYSVLLHSYAEDDDRSFLKLAKGIAPIGVSVFPLLNNEDLVKIAHSIRDEFRNQNIISEYDGSGTIGRRYARSDEIGIPFAVTVDHETLENNTVTIRNRDNLKQTRIPIKNIYNILKDLLEGRLDFEDI